The Nomia melanderi isolate GNS246 chromosome 3, iyNomMela1, whole genome shotgun sequence genomic interval GCGCCAGCGTGGCGGCAAAGATGGTAGCAAACACTAGTGTCGCCACGATCCTCTTCATTTTCCTTCTTCTGGAAAAACAATCCCGCCGGAAATACAAGGAAAATTGAGGATATTGGAAGCAAACAGAGAATATTCGAATATCAAAATAATCCGTTCGCAAGATCCAATATAATCAAAGACGAAATCAAAGTATAAAGAATCCTCACTTGAAAGTTGAAATAACCAAAGACGAAGCTCGATATAATTGCCAGGGTTGTTTCGTTGTTGTATGGTGTCCGGTGTAGAAGTGAATAGACTAGTGGCCAGCCCCAAGTCCTTATAGATGTTCCTTGCATCCCCTCTCTGATCTGGTGTGTCATTGTTGTCCGACGAGAAGGCCTGATCTCTGGAGTGTCCAGATCACTGTAGACTGGACGAATCTCGAATCGTAAGCATGTGATCGTTCCCGCGAACATACGGCCGCGGGCTCGCTCACGTACTTACATACTTACACCATCGCGCGGACACTCGTATTTTGAGCTCGTCGAATATCTTCATGAAATCCCTGAGAAACCGATTCGGCGATTAGTGcagatatttttttgtttctttcaagAATAACAAGATTTTTAATTACCAATTATGCGGATCAGTGTAGAGGCTGTAATTACGCCCTGAAATGTCATGATTAATTGAGGAACTTTCTGGAGTATGGACGTTTTTCGAGATGTACCATTCTTTCTCTATTGTGTTTTTATAAGGTGCAACCATCCTCGTACTTGTGATCCTGAATCGAAGTATTGCAACAATTTGCTTGTACACCAACAGTTAATGTGCATCTTCCAGGAAACGTCGTTTTATCAATGACTTAttctgtttatataatttttagaagTGCTTCGAACGAATACACGaaatttaatgattatttttcgtataaaatGCAAATAGAAGAAGCATTGTCCATAGAATTGTTATTCGAACCTTAAGCTGTAGTTGAAGTTTTTGTGCAATCGTTCTTCTTAgaaattaatatgtacaatatgtGTTACAGCTTCACTGGGAACAATGATATTTTCCAATGACACGTGTGCAGCTGTTTAAAGTGCAAGATACGGAGCGACATCAAAACAGATCGTGGAATCGGTTAACACGTAGCGAATTAAAAGTTTCAGCAGCGTGAAGTGAGCATTCTATGTGCTGGGAATCAGTACAGTTTAAACAAATTCATGAAATCGCCGGTCGGAAGAAAGACAGTGCCAGAATCTCGTCACTGAAAAACCGGAAGGATCGGTTCGAATCTAATATTCCACGTGCGTGCCGCCTTTCCACCGTAGGCCCAcgcaatatttttacatttttccttTCAAGGAAACGACGCAAATTAACGAAAAGCCAACCGACGACTCCTTGTCGCAGTTCACAACAAGAGAGGGACAGGGTCAAGGCGTCGAACCCCGTTAGTTAGTTCACGTGGCGACGCTTCCAGGCAtagaaattcttatattattttgatGGAAATTTATCGGTTTGACCGCTGACGCCACACTCGCGTACCCCGTTGAAGACGCACAAGGTTCATTTCTTAATCGCTATTTGATCAAATAAGATTTGTCAATGTAGAGAACGGTTAATAGGAAAaatatgttaatcctttgcactcgagtgcaaaataatcataaaactatcaataaaattataaaattatatattaccaggttcaaagggttaaatactgatattgttaaataaaaattacgtcGTTCTGCGCACAAGGACAGGCAGTGAACGGAGAAACAAATGTTGAAACTGATGTTTTTCATTCCAATATCCAATCGATCTACTTTAATTACAAGTTATGTATACTCGTTACATCTGCTACGTATATAATTAATCTACTGTTTAACATATTAATAGTCAGCgatttacatgaaaatttactttttttctttcaGGTATCACTTAATTATCTATCTACTTGTGAATTCATAGTATTAATCATGTTCGAAAATATAGTAGGTATAGGATTTAAGCATAATGGGAATCATTATTAATCTTGTTTAATGAGTAATCAGTTTTACGGAAGAAATTCCACGAATCTTTAATACAGAATTTCGAGAGAAATACACGAAATGCAAGACGACGCGATGAATAATCCAGTGTCTTCAAGTTGACGTTTCCGGGAACTTGATAAGTTTATACCCACTTCACAATGGCAGACATATCCTGTCGGACCACAACATTcagaaaaagtaataaatgatataatgtgATTATTATTGCGCAATAATCATGAAACAATGAATCAGTGATCAACAAACGATCGCTTGTTGAAATCCCCTGGTTTATTTTGCATGTTACTCCAATCATAATTACCAGTCAGCTAGGCTGCATACGATAGACACATTGTTGTGCAACATATAACAAACTGGATCGATAAGAATCATGCAAATACGACTTATTTAATCATAGagaaaaaattaatcaacattATTAGACTGTCGTCAATAAAATCTTTATTGACATTCAATAGGGCAGACCTGATGGGAAATATGGGAGAAGTTAGGAAATGAGTGTAACTTCGAAATAAGAAAcactttgttttaaataatcgatgaaataaatattctatttgttTCGTCGAGCATATGTATATCTACAGGATAACGTTCGGAAATTTGTAACATCTGATTGTACGAATAAATCTAATGGACGTTCCGATTCTACATGATAGTTTATGAAAGTGTGATGTCGTGTATAAATTGAAGAACGAATATAAGGGAAGTTATAGAAAATATcgtaaaacaatgaatattaaatacttatttgaAATACACTTACAACTTGCCCCATCCTCATTCTTCAATTAgtcacaatattataaaatgtgtgTATGCAAGCTATAAAATATAATCCTTGCGGGATATCAATTCGAAAATACCatgaacaataaatataaatatcatctcGCAATTTTTCATTCAACACACATGCGTTCTAACGATTAATCGTGAATTAATCTTTACTAAGTGGacacttaaaaaatatttaaaaaatatataaacctaagaGGCAGTATAAAACGAGACAATGTTTAATCCCTAATATTCTAACAGCATTTTTCGTCTTGAATTCTATTAATTCTCACCGAGTTCCATAGATATCTTCAGGCAACAATTTCTCTTAAATTAATGGCGAGTTCTTATTTGACTAATTTACacaataattaaccctttatcgCTTTCGTATCAGCGATCGTTGAAATTTCTACGCTGTCATgaaaatttcgatgaaaatgGGAGTGCGAGGTCCTCTTTCTCGAGAACGCTGTGTAAGAATGATGAGTGTGAACCGTTCGTGATGTCGCGATACGCAATTTTGCGATTCTTAGTCGACGATCCAGGCGTCGTATGGTACTTGAGCGAAGATCTTCTCGACGAAGGTCGTCATCACTTGGACCAACTTCCGCCTGAGGTCCGGTTTCATCTCTTTCAGCAGTTCTTGACTATTCGTATTAATAAACAAGTTCAGTGCAGCAACTGAAACACGCCAAACAGGAAAGCAATATTTTATACCTGTGAATACCGTATgacgtaatattcaatttgcataTCGATTCTAGTAAATTTTCAGAAGCCTCAATCCACCATGCATCGAATTATTCATAATACGtccattgtaataaataaaaaattcaactgacatttatattcagaaataaatataagGATTATGATGTCAGTTTCTTCGATGCTTACGTATTATCGAGTTGCTGTCGCGGACGTTCTCGACGCCCATTCGGATGTTCTGCACGCTAAAGTCCATCTTCAGTTGTTGTAGCCTCAAGTAGCGGCGGCCTTGAACCAAGAACGGCTTCGCTCTGATGAACACCTTTGCCTTGACGCCCTctgtaaaaaaaatacatttaaccctttgcattccataAACTCCGCTACACGGGCACACAAATATATTCCTGTAACTCGACAAACTCCGCTACGGTACtgtctatattattaaatatttccatgaaCGCAAGTTGAATACTATCCTAAGCTTATCGTATACACGTAACACACACGAAACTGGTCCtgacaaaagaaatattgaGTTGATGCAGAAACGTTGATGTCTTTTGTACGTAATTAACGAAAAAGTGTTTGTCTTTGACACAAGTGACATCCGTCTTCAAAATATTATAACGTGTGCAAAGAACGCTTCTTCGTTTTCACTTGGTTTTGCTTTAGCCAACGAACAGTTGATAacccttctttttatttcttataaaatatcgTCAGAACTGTTACGCCAACTCAATAACAAGACTAAGAGTATAGTATTATAACTTAACAGTTTTCAATTTCCACTAAACGTATGAAAATGGCTTGAAAAAAGTTAATAATGACGTCACTTCTCGCCGACGATTAATGAtccttcattaaaaaaatacataagcCTCCATCTTGAAGAAAAAATAATCTACAGCTCATTAGCGACGATATAAAATGCAAAACTGACCTTCGCAGGacaagtaaatttattattgagCAATTCGGAAAGTGTCTGCATTCATCACAGATGCTAATATAAAAATCCTGTGCGCCAGAGGGAATTCGCAGCTAACTCGCAAAGTGAAACATAAAATCCTCTAAAACAAATTTGCATCGCGTCGGCGGTGAAAGTCGACGTCGCTGTTCAACTTTTACCCGAGGCGCTTTTTCACTAGACCCGCGCTGTTCTGCTATCACGATTAACTATCGTACAAATTGTATGGTTGTTTTTTACGGTACTTAAGCTCAGCTCGACGCCTTTCGAATCTAGCTAATTTCGATTTCGCGTTCAATATAATTAAACGAGGTTACCCTCGTTTCAGCAGAGTCTTCCAATGGGGACTTAAATGCGCTGTATGCGTCCATCACGACGATAACGACGGTAACTGGTAAATACTAACCCCTTGCTATACAATTTTCTGGCCAAAGATGGACATCAtcgaaataaacttttattcgTGGATTTAAGTCTTTCGTAGCCTGAATGGTgataatcattaataaaacaatatcaacgAATGTTGGTCATGATCAGAATTATGGTAATTTTAGGCTTACCCTCGAAAAGCTCAGATGACTATAATCTTTAATCGAATAACtatctaaataatatttttattttatttcttatttgctCTGTCATTTTATCTAGGATAATGTTATTGCAATAACGGTACCTAACAAATCATACTTTCGTTCCGTTGCTGTTTCGTTTCGAAAACTGCATTCGTCCTCCAATTGAGATAATCCTACTGTCCATTAGCTTTCAGTTGATCCTCTTACTATTCTACCAATAATACACgagaaaacaaacaaattctGTTATAAGTACAAATTTACTTCGAaggtaaaaatattgaaattccaaAGTAGCCTATAACCTCTGTGTATGGTAAATAACATTGATTCTCAGTAAATCGATCTAAAGATCTCAACCACCAGTTTAGCTCGTCGCTGTACAGTCAGAGTTATTGACAATACAGCAAAATTCTTCTTTTGCTTACCGTACTCTCCCCAATAATCACCAGCACCGCTGGCTTTCACCAGGATTAAGGTACCGCTGGATCGGTACTTGGCCGCGGCTCTGATCTTCGGAATGCTCAGCGCCAACTGCAGCTGCACTTCGTCGTCGGAGAGTCTGGCCCTTAAACCTGTCACCCTTAACGCGGAAACGCCTTTCGCGGTGATGTCCTTGAACTGAGCCCTGTAACCGTCTGGTCCACCGCCCAGAGCGATGTGGAGTTCATCCAAAATGATTGGCTCGACGTCTGAATAGCCCAGTTGAGGCAGACCTACAATTATCATATCAAATTAGTGTTTGTTCTAAGTAACCCACAATGTACTAACTTCTAATGATTAACTCTAATCATTTCTGGCTAGGTAACTTTTGCTatgatttgtaatttttttaatttaaaatcgaaTCTAAGAGAATCGATCAGTTCAGATGTATTTAGGATCATTGTGTTAAGTTAGTTTTTACGTTAGATAGACTTTTGATGTTTTAATTAAGAGTTGAATCAAGGGAAATCGATCGTAATTCGAATGTccttaataaaaattccatagaattttataaaaactgcaTTGTAAGCTTTATTGTCTTATATTACTACCATTGACGAagagtaaattttcattaaataccataagaattatcgaaaaatttataatttaggcTACCTGAAAAACGTCAAAAATGTCAAATCATGGGTTAATATTCATTCGTTAGAATAAACATTGTATGAATCGATTATTATCGATAGTATACGTGTTTTATAGAATCATGGTATTGTACATCACGAATAGCGTCGATGGAGTAAACGATCGAGCAAAATTCGGTCTTTGACGGTCACACGCGTCCAATGTTATATTCAATCTGCGTCAGAACGCCGAACCTATTCCATCAGTCTGCGGCGACGAGCGCGTGGAATGTAGGACACTGGGTGACCATTCGAATACACCGTTATAACCTGCTTCCTTGCCGCGAACATCTTTTTTACTCGTTTCAGCGGCACCACGTGGTCCCGCGATCGATGATCCTCTACTTTCGACTTCcgtatttttcttttcgtcaACATAATCGCCGCTCGAACTTTGCCCTTCCAGAATCCAGTTCAATTACACGATAATTCAGTAAAATAAGCGATTATACGAAAGCCACGATCGTTTTGTaacgtttcattatttcatttaaaaaaattgaattttttccaaatgtatttattaattttgatcaatttttctaattttcatattataatatttcattgtctgattaaaaaaattgagtttttctaatctttcttttcattcagTGTATTGAATTTCggttattgaattttgtaccGTCGGtattaatgattttgaaaatattggcGCGGCAGGTGTATGAATATTGAAGAGGAGCTTTAAAACGTTTTTTCCGATTTTTGGACTTTGTTTTTTatgtaaatgaaatgtaaatgtacACAAAAAACTCAATCGCATTATACGGGTCCTCGCGTAAtcgaaattattcattgaaatctGAAGAGCATCGTTGACCTCTGCACACTGAGCTTGATTAATCTTTATCCAATTTCTGAACCTGTTCCTGCATCCTATACCGACTGCAAGCAACGAGGAATGCAATTATGACTAAAACACTGCACAAGTTTATTGCCCTCTGACAATTATTGCTCATTCTCCTAATACTTTCGATCCTTAATTAAAATGCCTGGGTATCTACGTACCCTATGCAGTTCAGGGACTATGAAATTCAAGCGCAATCGAAAAGACAAATGAAGATACTATTTTCCAacaataagtaattaatatattttaaattattccaatGGTGAGATCTAAATCTCTTCCCCCTGCGCTATATGCTCCAAAAAACGCGTAAATAATGGAAGATTTCAATAGCTATGCAAGAAAAgcatattttgaattatttcaacATCAGCCTAAATCTGTTCCCATCGCTCCAGATTTTCGAGAAAACAAATGAAGGTCAGAAAATGaagatctaaataaatacaCAACAAGTATAcacataattcaaattattttaacatcatTCCAAATCTTTGCAAACTGCACCATATTACCAAAACCCAGGTAaacaatcaaatattcaaatcgatCCGCAAAAAGAGCATACCCTAAATTACTCTAATATCAACCAAAATCTTTTCCAATTGCCCTATATTACCAAAACCGAGGTAaacaatcaaatatttaaatcgatCCGCACGAAGAGCATACTCTAAATTATTCCAATATCAACCGAAATCTGTTCCCGCCGTACTATTCTCGAAGaaatcagataaaaatccaattattCAAATCGATCCACAAAAGGAACATTACTCACCGTGACGGAAGTTTTCAGTGAGGACGTTGGCCGACCTCGCGAGGCAGCTCTCCAAATTCCGGTCCCTCATGGAGCATGGTTCCAAAAACTCCAAGCCCTTGTACCTGCCGATCGCCTCCGCGCCGAGCATGAACGCACACGCGCACAAAAATAGGCTCGCTGTCAAAGTCATCCTCAATCGCGATTCTCTATGCATCTATCTAATAAGTACCTTGACCGGTGTACCCGTTCGTCTCGCAGCGTAGCCGTGACTCGATCGAATTTCTTCGCGTGGAATGACCGGGCAGCGGGGATGCGTCAGGCCTTATAACACCTTGACATTGCCCCCGCTATGCCTTCGGGGCTCGAACACGAAGAAAAGGAACGGCGCGACGCGCCGGGCACAGGTATCCGGCCGCGGATAGTTGGCATCCGCCCGAGCTTATAACGCGGATGATTCTCCCCGGCTTTCTTCttttgattaacactaggtttacggaacgcgtcgatctGACGTGTAGTGAATTTTATACACATCACTTGGCGAACATTTATGTCGGTTTTCATATACGGGAATATATATCTTGATAACCTATGTTTAAATCGCTAATTTTCAATATCTGAACGAGGAAACATCAGTTTTTCCAGGAACAATAAGATAAACTGCACAATAATATAATCTACTTCctagtaatattaattatattatgttaatctataatatattatattaatctataatacAGCTAATAATCTACTTACAATTTAACATTGGGTTCACGGGACGTTTATTGCacggtttattttattgttcctaggaTACTTGATGCACGTTAGTTACATGTTGGAgattagggatttaaaaatagaccaTTAGGACACATATTCGCGTAGttgcgtcaatcaaaatcgCTATGAATGTTtgagtaatgtttatgaaattcgatataCGTAAAATTTATGAGTTTCATAATGTGAATTCAAAGATGAATTCAAAATGTGGAATGACGGCCAGTAATTTATTCTGTAAGGTCATCGATCTTTTCTCTAATTACCTGTTGAGTTCAGACTTTGGACAGGGAAGAGGAAGTGTCTGAATGAGAGGATTTTTGGTAAATACAAAAGCTTAGAGTACCGAGGCATTGGATGTGTTGGAGGTGAACTTGAAAGGACGCCCGAGAACATCGTTGTTGCTTGTTTCGTTCTTCTATTTGTCTTGTTAACTACTTATaattcttgtattttattacattgaatGAAAAGgtgaataatagaatattgataTCTTTGTTGAAAAATGTTTGTAACAGATGTTTGAACAGTTCATTTAACTTAAAGGTAGTTGGTTTGagaaaagaataatagaatCTTATTGATCTTGGTATAATGCTAGACATGCGTAATGAGAGATACGAAtcagaatattatttctttgttaaaaagaaatgaaatatagttGACCTTGTGAATTCAAACATGTCTGATGaagaatgaagaatatttttaatactacaGGTTAGATTGTTGGATAAGAGGGTTCCAGGTTCGCCAGATAGCAGAAGAAAGTCGTAAACGAATTGCCAACAGCTTTGGGAAAGTCAGCCGCGAGAAAAATCAGTGAGCATCGTGTTGTGCTTGATGTAATCTGTTTAGAAGCTACGAACAGAAAGCAAACAGTACTTTATAGGCACAGTTCGTTACGGGTAAGGACTATCTGCGTTCGAACGCTTTGCGCTTTCTAACGAAATGACGGGAACCGCCGTTCCGACTGACCTCTATATCGATcctaaaaattatatgaagttcAATTGGCTGGAAAGATCTCAGATTAGACGAGAAAAAATGTACGATTCGtgctaacaaaatatttatgctCTGATTGCCTAACACGAACAATTCAATTCATCATTATTAAAGAAACGTAAAGGTTTTCCGATGACAATATAATAgcttaaaaaaaaagacaaaatttCTTATCTTCAGATTGAATCAGACTTTTTTCTTTGcttcaacactagaaccacgGAATACttcaattaactttttaaaatctCTTTGCGAAAGCTATAATCTCGcagttattaaaatttcaattgacttatatttcagtttcggTAATACCGGATCAGCTTCTTCAATAATGTCTCGAAGAAGTATCTTTTcggtaaaagaagaaatctggagTGAGTCATGTCGACCCACctcgtagttctagcgttaaaggaatttatttcaaacggtttaataactttgataatttagaatataataatagtgcAAATGGTTGCACTTTTTAGATTACCGAGAACAAAAGATGGCGAATAGCGTTTAGCGCACATAATTGCgattaaataaaagtatttatactcATTACACTCGTGTCGTGTCAGGCTCATGATCGATAATACCAGATAATCGGCAATAAAAATTTGACACAGGTAGATCGAAAGTAAACGGACGTCAGTGGCGGACGTCAGAAAAGAACGATGGGCTTACCGAAGAATGTTAAGCACCGTTAATGAACCCGGTAACTCGTTGCGATCACGGCCGATTCTGACTGTGATCGGGCGTTATGACGGATATCGAACGGTTAACGCTCCCATTGACACCGTGTTATACGCAAAACGTGCGAGCAGAGAATTCCTAAAATTATTTGGTAACACTTTATTCGTCCTGTAGCAAATCTCAAtcgaatataacaaaaatatcacttaaactatttaaaatgaaaaaacgcCTTTCGTTTGCTGACAGTTTTTATCAATTTAACAATAACAAATTgataagtattttatattacattaagtCCACCGGAAAATAATAAGTCATTTTATAGAAATGGAAATCACAAATTACCATCGCGTTGGAAAGAAGTAattagtaacgatggaaattatatttttcgataaatcttaataatagtattgaaaatgtattactttCTTTGCATTGAAAAATCGGCAGCGAATTAATTGTCCGGTTGACGTAATGTActggaatatattattatgttcgtGGATTTGTTTACGGAGAAAATCTATTCGATCGTAGTAATTGAAACAGCTTGTACAATCAATGACACTTGATTCACAAGTGTTATCGGTCGAAGAAAATCTCCGAAGTCAGTAGTTTGCTAAATTGGAACAACAATACCGGTGCTAAGTGCCGCTCCGTTAGTGTAAGAGCGGCCGGTCTGTTGCTATAAATCTTTTTAGATCGATAAAAGAGACGCGATGCACTGATGTTGATACACCATGCTCGTACACCATGAGAATGCGAGGTCAGAGACCGTCCACTTCTCAAGGCAAGCAGCTATTCTAACAGAAGAAGAAAGCTCCCTGTTCTCCTCCGGCTTCAACGTGCGGATTGTCTCTAGTTAAATGTACCGACAAACAGATGCTAAACAGCTAGAATCGCGaaaaaagaatgtaatatttctGTATGCGTGCTGCATGCAAAACTTTTAAATATCACGGAAAAATATGTCCTCTGTATGTACAAAATGGTCTTATCCTACTATGTATCctctaaataaaaaaatatactatgCTCTGAAATGATCACTAAATGGTAAGAGGTTCGTAAAAACGCGACCTCGTTTTCTTTAGCTCCTCTAAAAAGATTTTGCTATGcgatgaaaattgatatttttgtttgtattcGTTGCTAAATGATATAGTGCGATACAGTTGGCTATTTGGTGTCTAGAGTTCTAAAAAAGAAACTCCGAAGATTATTTCTGCATCATTTAGATTGGgaaagtattattttctttggatGATGACTTCATTAATGGTAGTCTGGAAGTTGTATGGTTGATCGTTGTGTGCTTGTTTGTTTTCCTGTTTTATCTGATTCGTGAATTTTTTAGCTCTCAACAGGTTTCGGTTTGATGATTTTCTCGAATGGGAAGTTGCGGAACGCCCTCTCGAATATTTCAGTGAACGCGGTGGAGACAAGATCGTTAATCAGGCGCCTGGTCATCACGAATCCCGGCTGCCAGGCGCCATTTATTATTTTGTCGAGGACGTTTTCAAGAATCTGTCGGCCGAACAGCAAGTTCGTGATGTGGAGTTTCAGATCTCGGATCGTTTGAACGTCCACGCTCACTTGAATCTTTTGGCCCAGTCTCTTGGTAATAGTTGTCGTCTGAATGAGGTCATctaaaaccataaaaatatgAGAGGAAAAAGAATCGTGGAAACTTGGATCCAATAGTCAATACAGAAATCCTTTAACTTTAAGTATTAAAGGACAACTGATCTCCCTTCCatatatttcctataaataGTAACTTCCAGCTTTTCTGGGGGATTACGAAATGAAACCTTGAGAGAGTCATCGATTGAATAATGGCCAGTGATTATACTCACAGAGAGCCAACGTGAATTTCCCCTTGTTCTTGATGGTGGATCCAAAGACGGCTGCATTGAACTCGTAAAGTCCCGATAAGAATTTTTCTGGAAAGCTCTGAGTGTAGACGACCTGAAATTAGACCGTACATGCAAAATGGCGACTAGTAGGTGATGTAGCCGTTAGCTACAGTTTACTAAGGATCAAACGTGCGTTCAGCTTGTATCTCCTCCGTCTTAGCTTTAGGATTATTTTATGGCTGTAACCGGATATCTTGTACGGGTACAATTAACTCACTGACGCATCCGAGTGAAAGTCACTATATAGTGAAACGCTTCACTAGGAGTGCTGCAAAATCTACTAGTTACTCCAAGGCCACTAACTCGATTAAATCGAGCT includes:
- the Jhbp2 gene encoding juvenile hormone binding protein 2 isoform X2, producing the protein MRDRNLESCLARSANVLTENFRHGLPQLGYSDVEPIILDELHIALGGGPDGYRAQFKDITAKGVSALRVTGLRARLSDDEVQLQLALSIPKIRAAAKYRSSGTLILVKASGAGDYWGEYEGVKAKVFIRAKPFLVQGRRYLRLQQLKMDFSVQNIRMGVENVRDSNSIILAALNLFINTNSQELLKEMKPDLRRKLVQVMTTFVEKIFAQVPYDAWIVD
- the Jhbp2 gene encoding juvenile hormone binding protein 2 isoform X1 translates to MHRESRLRMTLTASLFLCACAFMLGAEAIGRYKGLEFLEPCSMRDRNLESCLARSANVLTENFRHGLPQLGYSDVEPIILDELHIALGGGPDGYRAQFKDITAKGVSALRVTGLRARLSDDEVQLQLALSIPKIRAAAKYRSSGTLILVKASGAGDYWGEYEGVKAKVFIRAKPFLVQGRRYLRLQQLKMDFSVQNIRMGVENVRDSNSIILAALNLFINTNSQELLKEMKPDLRRKLVQVMTTFVEKIFAQVPYDAWIVD
- the Jhbp16 gene encoding juvenile hormone binding protein 16, whose translation is MRPSCGVLVILALVAASSAGDFEDHFEDCHPNLPGFDACIREALNAIRPYFKTGLPTYNVSPFDPFFAREVSVKRGMQNFGFTLTLRNVSESGWSASKVTKFVSDLPHYKVVYTQSFPEKFLSGLYEFNAAVFGSTIKNKGKFTLALYDLIQTTTITKRLGQKIQVSVDVQTIRDLKLHITNLLFGRQILENVLDKIINGAWQPGFVMTRRLINDLVSTAFTEIFERAFRNFPFEKIIKPKPVES